Proteins from a genomic interval of Quercus robur chromosome 9, dhQueRobu3.1, whole genome shotgun sequence:
- the LOC126698673 gene encoding uncharacterized protein LOC126698673, protein MASPTEPISHFLHSATSNLLSIFTPKTTSSSSSSLTTSKICVPLVHPIPMHSLHFDSSDSISNSNSNSNSKSSAINAVQSADSGTSSTFPSTVRISSFNSNGRSASGPAFVGQVFSMCDLSGTGLMAVSTHFDIPFISKRTPEWLKKMFATVTKSERNGPVFRFFMDLGDAVSYVRRLNIPSGVVGACRLDLAYEHFKEKPHLFQFVPNEKQVKAANKLLKTIPQNGGSKKVDGVPVFSAQNLDIAIATIDGIKWYTPYFFDKNMLDNILEESVDQHFHSLIQTRHMQRRRDVVDDNLAAEVIEEIGDNLWEPPEVQELLDEMGHPGIPLSVISKAAEMQLLYAVDKVILGNRWLRRATGIQPKFPYMVDSFEKRSAASVLRAYESSGCLPNSEMENDGKDSQHQGTSELALKDNIQENQGHNPDFRLPFGDLFSHFWSKKSCQTEESSRECITQNLQPNPFLPKITMVGISTGEAGQMSKASLKKTMEDLTKELEQTEQGSATGSSNEFKNGDRDPLFVANVGDYYSGLARTGSARWVRGRNN, encoded by the exons ATGGCTTCCCCAACCGAGCCCATATCCCACTTCCTCCACTCCGCCACATCCAATCTCCTCTCCATCTTCACCCCCAAAACGACGTCGTCGTCGTCCTCCTCCCTAACCACCTCCAAAATCTGCGTCCCTTTGGTCCACCCTATCCCTATGCACTCCTTACACTTCGACTCCTCAGACTCAAtttccaattccaattccaattccaattcaAAATCCTCCGCCATCAACGCCGTCCAATCTGCCGACTCCGGCACCTCCTCCACCTTCCCATCAACGGTCAGGATTTCCAGCTTCAACTCCAACGGCAGGTCCGCCAGCGGGCCCGCCTTCGTCGGCCAGGTCTTCAGTATGTGTGACCTTTCTGGGACCGGCCTTATGGCCGTCTCCACCCACTTCGACATCCCTTTCATCTCCAAAAG AACACCTGAGTGGCTTAAGAAAATGTTTGCGACGGTTACTAAGAGCGAAAGAAATGGTCCTGTATTCCGCTTTTTTATGGATTTAGGCGATGCAG TGTCATATGTTAGAAGGTTGAATATTCCAAGTGGTGTGGTGGGTGCCTGTCGTCTTGATTTAGCATACGAACACTTCAAG GAAAAGCCTCATTTGTTCCAGTTTGTTCCAAATGAAAAGCAG GTCAAGGCTGCAAACAAGCTTTTGAAGACAATCCCACAGAATGGAGGAAGCAAAAAGGTTGATGGTGTTCCAGTTTTTAGTGCTCAGAACTTGGATATTGCAATAGCAACAATAGATGGGATTAAGTG GTATACTCCCTACTTCTTTGACAAAAACATGCTTGATAACATTCTTGAAGAATCTGTTGATCAACATTTCCATTCTTTAATTCAAACTCGGCACATGCAGCGCCGACGGGATGTTGTTGATGACAACTTGGCTGCAGAAGTGATTGAAGAGATTGGTGATAACCTGTGGGAGCCTCCAGAG GTCCAAGAACTGCTGGATGAGATGGGCCATCCTGGAATTCCTTTAAGTGTTATTTCAAAGGCTGCAGAAATGCAGCTCCTTTATGCAGTTGACAAAGTGATCCTTGGTAACAGGTGGCTGCGGAGAGCCACAGGCATACAACCAAAGTTTCCATATATGGTTGACTCTTTTGAGAAAAG AAGTGCAGCTTCTGTTCTGAGAGCATATGAATCAAGTGGCTGTCTTCCCAACTCTGAAATGGAAAATGATGGTAAAGATTCTCAACACCAAGGGACGTCAGAGCTTGCATTAAAAGATAATATTCAAGAAAACCAAGGACATAATCCTGATTTCAGGTTACCTTTTGGAGATTTGTTTAGTCATTTCTGGTCCAAGAAGTCATGCCAAACAGAAGAATCCTCAAGGGAATGTATAACTCAAAACCTACAGCCAAATCCGTTTCTTCCAAAGATTACAATGGTTGGAATCTCAACTGGGGAGGCAGGACAGATGAGCAAAGCCAGTTTAAAGAAGACAATGGAGGATCTAACAAAAGAGTTGGAGCAGACAGAGCAGGGAAGTGCCACAGGTAGTAGTAATGAGTTCAAAAATGGAGACAGGGATCCACTATTTGTGGCAAATGTGGGAGATTACTATTCTGGCTTGGCAAGGACTGGTTCAGCACGTTGGGTTCGTGGTAGAAACAATTAA